The nucleotide window GGGTAATACCTTCTTAGTCACGGAACTTAATTTAACCCTTGGCTACTGTCTTTTTTATAATGAAGTTCTGTCCGAAGTGCGGTTCTGCGATGTTTCCTAAAGGGAAATACTCAGTCTGTAAGAAGTGCGGGTATAAAGAGAGGGGAGTAGAGAAGATCACATTTAAAGACCATATAGACCACTCTCATGAGAGGACTGTAATAGCTGAGGGGCAAAGGATAACGGGTAACGTGTCACTTATGCTTTGCCCTAAGTGCGGTAATGCAGTGAGCTTTAAGATTGGGAGGAACTTATATAAATGTCGTGCATGCGGTCATATATTTAACGTTAAATAAAAGGAGTGCCCACCAACTTTGAGGAAAATACATATATAGCTGTTAATAGTCCATGAATTAATGAAACGTAACTTAAGCATAATACTCCTCTTAGGGCTCCTCCTGACAATAGTCCCATTTTACTCCCAACAGACGACTACTCTGACACCGATAAAACACGTTATAGTGATAATTTTAGAAAACCATTCATTTGATAACATTTACGGGAAATACCCATTCGGGAACCCCCCGATTTACAATAATATAACTATGTCAGTAATGGTACCAGTCGGGGTAAATACATCTGCTAAACTGCCTAACGGAGAGGGGGGTTATTCTTCACCTTATTACGCGAATTCCGTTATCCTTCCAGACCCTACAGAGGGATATAAGGCTTATCATATAGACTGGGATTACGGTAGGATGGACGGCTTCGTTATAGGTTCAGGACACCAGTCACTAGCATACTTATCTTATGAACAAGTCCCGCTATTGTGGGACTACGCAGAAGAGTACGTACTGGCTGACGACTATTTTTCACCTGTTTTAGCCCCAACTCAACCCAACAGGGTGTCCTACCTGACAGGTTTCCCCACTAATATTATAGGAGACGGGTTTGTGAGCGGTGTAATCCCGTTCAACGAGACAATTATGTACCAGCTATCTGAGTACGGTATCTCGTGGGCATATTTTGACTACGGGTATAAACAGTCCCAACCCTTACCTCCTTTCCCGTTAACCGTATTCAAAGGTGCAGAGCAATACTCGTCCCACTATTATAATACCTCAGTTTTCCTTGAAGACCTGGAGGACGGTAACCTCCCCTCAGTGTCTTGGCTTATGTTCACCGGCGGTAACGGGTACGACACTCACAGCCCCTTAGACATGCACCCTCCATTTAACCTGACAATAGGTCAGGAAAACTTAGCTTACTATATCGATAAAGTAATGGAAAGCCCCTATTGGAACTCGACAGCCATCTTTATAACTTTTGACGAAGGTGGCGGGTTTTACGACCAAGTACCCCCTCCTATTATCCCCACTTACGGGATAGGGTGCGACTTGTTTTTAAAAGACCACGGAATTCAGGGGTACACGTTACTGGGACAAAGGATCCCGTTACTCATAATTTCCCCTTACGCCAAAGAGGGGTGGATAGACAACTACACTTTGTCTGGATACAGTCTGTTGGCTTTCATAGACTATAACTGGCACCTCCCCTATCTCAACCCTATAGTAGGGGAGAGTGATGTCCAAGGTATATTACAAGCATTTAACTTTTCTCAACCCCCAAGGCCCCCGGTCATATTAACACCGGAAAACTGGACTTACCCGGTCCCGTTACAATACCCCGTCCATTACGGATATGTGGCAAAGGTCTACAACAATTATACAGCTTACGAGTTATTGAACCAGAAAGGTTATATAAATTCGTCAACCTTATACTACTTATCACAATTCGGGTATGTCGAGACAGAAAAATCGCCGACTAACCAAGTAACACAGTCTTCCGGCACTCCTCAACAATCATCTTCAGTGATCATCAGTACTACATCAAGTCCTATGTCGACTACCACTGCCCAGCCCACACACCTCAGTACTAGCTCGGTAACTCAACCGCAAGGTAATACTCCCCTAGAAATAGTCACATTTACTATAATAGTGTTGGTAATAAGTGTTATCGTTTTAAGAATTATAAAGAGTAGGTAATTAGAGGAAAAAGAAAAAGGAGAAAGAGGAAGGAAAAACATAACCGATAGGTAATAAGGACACAAAGGAAAAAATAAAGGACACCTTTAAACCTTCCTTAACTCATTTTCCTTTATTCCTCCCCTTAAAGAGGTTCGATATGACGTGCCTTACGTCATAGAAGAATATATTTTTATGGGGACAAGCGTCTACACATTCCCCAATACCTACACATTTTATAGACCTCATTTCGCCCTTCTTTATAAACTCTCCCCTCATATCTGTAATCCCCGTGGGGCAAGCGTTAGCACAGTCCACTGTTTTACAAGTAACACACACCTGGGGGTCCCTTACCTTAAGCCTGAATAACCCTACTCTGCTGATAGCTTGGTTAAATACACCCCAATAGCACCAGCCTTGAGTTACGCAAGCAAAAGTCCCCATGAACGGGATCGAAATAAACACTATATACCAGACAATATCAAACGCTATGAAATATATGAGTACCGTTATATCTACTCCTTCAACGGTGAAGGGTAGTACACCGTTATTACTCAGGTACGAGATAATAGAAGCCACCAGTACTAATAACGAAATACCTAGTGCAATACCCCTATACCATTTTGACGACTTACTGGTCATGGTCTTCTTCCCTAACTTAGAAGTCCTGTTGTAGACCTTGAGCGAATCATAGAAGTTCCCTTGGTACATAAGGGGTGCTGTACACGTAACTCCGCACAAGTTCCTTGAGCCGAACAGGAAACTGAGTACTCCGTATATTACATATGTGCCTATTATAGCCATTAGAAAAGCGTTGGTGACACCCCCCATAGTGCCCACGCCCATGCTCCACATATACGGTATGTAGGCTAACTGCGAAGCTATGGGTGAAAAGTTCGGTAAATACACAGAGTATATAGCATAAGCTATTATCATTAAAACCATCCTGACCCTGACCTCCCTCACCTTTATTTCCAACATTTTCTTAAAAGCTAAGAAGCCCATTTCTATGCCCATCATGATTAAGAACCAAGTACTACCCAGCACGGACCCTACAATATCTATACCGTCCCATAGTAAGTCCCAAGGGGTATTAGGAGACAGCCACGGTAATGAAAGTGACGATATAAAACCTGCTACACCTGGCGTAAATACCCCCTCTAGGAAGTCGAGGACAGCCCCCATGAAAAATTCCATCACGAACGTTGTGAATATTATAGCGAAAGCTAGGGTAGCGTCTCTCAGGTAATTGCCCCTTTTAGGGTTAGGACCTGAGAGTGTCCTCAGTATGAACCAGAACATGGCTACAGCCATAGATACGTCAAATAATGTAAGGGTGTCGATTAAGAAGTATACAAACTCTCCTATCATCATAAAGGCAAAAATTGTCATAAGCTCTATAACTGTAAACGTGTCCTGAGTAGCCCTCAACCTCTGGTTGTAAAGGGTCTCATAGACGACTATAGTAGCCGCGATCATTATGAAGGCTGAAGCGTAAAACGAGTATATCCCTGCTACCGAGGGGAACCACGGCATTAGGAGCAACATCGCAATAAGGTATTTCCTTAGCGTGGGGTCTACATTCCTCTTTATGGCGAGGGTGAAGACCATCTCTGAGACCATGACCCCTACGAACCACACGTTATTTATAGCATCGTTAAGTGTAGAAGGTAGACCAGTCTGTAGCGTATAGATTAGTGCACCCATTACGGCTTCGGAGACTACCATGAGTATAGAGAACGGGATATAGACTGCTTCTTTCCTCTGTAACTCTCCTTTAAACGTGAGTATAGGGTACAGGGCGAAGAACATGTAGGCACCATTAATAATCAGGAACAGGAACGCTGAGTGGTACACTAAGTACAAGTACCCCCCTAAGTTCATGGTCAGCATCATGCCTTGTAGGTAAAGCGAGATGAGTACCCTGTTCCTACTCTTCCACCTCTCTACCTCATAGACAGTGTAGAAGACTACTGCTAACATAGACAGAGCTATGATTAAGGAGAGGGTTAACGCGTCACTCATTTATGATCATTAATCTTTTTAGGTGCTAAATATTTAAAAATTATGTTATAATTGTTAAACTTTTTTTAATATCTAAGAAAAAACAAACTGGGTTCCTTTATTTTTCTATAATAACCCACGCTTTGAGCCTTGTCTTCCCCTTTTCCTTAGCGTTACTAAATAACGAGAAAAACTCTTCCGCCCCTATCGCCCTCGGGTCTTTACCGACCTTACCTAGCCTTACCGTTATGTAAGCCTTACCTCCCCTCTTTAATACCCTCCAGATGTCTTGTGCTAACTCTTTATGCAGGACGGTGCAGCATAGTACGTCCTTTGAGAGTAAGAAGTCTACGGACTCATCGGGTATAGGGGATAAGTCCCTGCTCACATACGCCTTTACGTTCTTTATGCCAAGCTTCTCTAACTTCTTTTCTAGGGCCATAACGGCCTTCTGGTCGGAGTCGACCGCGTAGACCGTACCGTTCTCTCCTACAAGTTTAGCCATAGGTACCGTATAGTACCCCGGACCTGACCCGTGGTCGGCAACTGTCATACCTCCTTTAACGAATTGTCTAAGCAGGGTATAAGGGTTTTCAAATACCCTCCGTAGGGGAGATGATAGGAGAAACGTGGGTATATGTCGGTCTTTAATTTCGGTTTGAGTCATGGTCTAATTATTTTTTTCTCGTGAACGGTCAAATACTTTTCCCAGTATTTGTCTTTATGGGCTGCTCACGGATCCACTAGAAATTTTATTTATTTCAATAACCTGAAACCAAAAATTAATTATGTACATAATAATAGTAATCGGGGAACGAGCAAGGAACTATACTATGGGACACCTTGAAATTATCGTGAATGACTGTGAGGTATCGTTGTTCCTACTCCATAGGAATAGCACCAGACGGAAAGAGGTCAGTCCTCGGTATCACCTTTGCTAAGGGAGAGGACGAGGAGGGCTACTGGGAGCCCTTAGTAAGCTTGTGGGAATGTAGAAATGGTTATTGTTGGCGGTGTCAGAGCCTTGGACAGCGTTATCACTGTTCTGGGAATGTGGTGAGGAGATGGTACTGTGTAGTACGCTTAAAGTGTAACTAGGGTGGAGAGGGAAGAGTCGGATAAGTTGGTGTCTTTAGCTGGGAGGGGTGTAGTTGTCGTGGACGAGTGCGGTGTGTCCGGCTACATATGAGAACTAGAGGGGTTGTGGGAGTGGCTCAAGGGTATTAACCTCGTGGTGGGGAGGCGTTTCGGTAAAGCTTATTCTCCGCGGGGGTTTTGCGAACTGCACGGGCTATTGCTGTTTGGAACACCTATTCACTAATTTTTTACAACTTAATAATATTACTGCTATTCTTATTATTATTACTGACGAGTACTTATTTGGATTAATTATATACGTAGAATTATACTAATTTTGGAGAGAGTATTTCAATTTGCAACGAAGAGCAGCCCTGTAAAACGGGGGCTGTATTAAAAAACTGAGTATTGCCTCACATAGTGCTGAGGTTAAAATGAGCAAAGTGTAATCTCGCCTAACGGAAGTTTATTTAAATAGACATATTCAAATTTTGAGTGTATTAGAAACTCGCTATATCTCGATGAACTTTCCGTAAATTTTCTTTATTTTATCTAAATCTATAATCTTAAGTAACTCATCTATAAAGTTTTTAGTTAAATACAGAGTAGTAGTGTCGGCTGAAAGTAAGAAGACTAATAAGTAAAAGCGTATTTTATCTATATCACATAGTGTTAAATTTATTTTTTAATTGCCTTATACTCTATTATATTCTCTATAATTTTTTCAGTATTCATATTACTATAATTTAAGAGTTCTTTAAGTAACAAACTCTCTACACATCCCTTATAGTTATCTTTTTCATCACCTATTACAATTAATACATAGCAAAGTTCGCCGATACATTTCTTTATATACGGCGGTTCTTTTACTAAGTCACTTATTTCGTCCTTAAGACTATTAAAAATGTCGTCATATCCTCCTTCATCTCCATCAATTATGAAGAAAATGCTACCTTTTTTCAAAGGGACAGAAACTGATTTAATATTCTTAAACACGTTTATAACCTTACCTTTTCCACCGAGTACCTCTATTTCTACCCGGTAAGATATTATTTTCTCTAAAAGTACTTTATCTGTATGTCCTTCTACGAGAATTCTATCACAACGTAACATCTGCGTTCACACGTATCCCAACCAGCTCAAAGGCTCCTCAAATTCTGTAATTTCTGAAAGTCTATACGTCTTATACCCTCTTTTAGCTAAGTAAATTACCGTAGCCTCAGTGTCATTAAATATCTTAGAGGCCATCTTTATTACCTCATTTACATGTGTCGTGAGCATGGTTTGTGTATTACTTTGTTTAATATCATTGAGGACTTGCATTACTAAGTCCGGGTGTAAAGAGTCCTCGACCTCGTCTATGAGTAGCAAGTTTGAAGCGTCCAGGCCGAACCTGATCATCTCTCTTTTAAGAATTCCCCTTCCGATAACGTAAGCCGGTAAAGAATCGTAATATAATTTAAAAACACCGTATTCGTCTTGTAGTATTTCAAACCTAGATTTAATCCCCCTATTTTTTCTTCTCGCGACGCTGAAAATCCTCTCAGGATTACCGCTGTTATCGAAGAATGTCGAAATATATAATGGAGAATACCCGTTATTCACCCGGTTAATGGCTCTCACTGTAGGCAGTGATATCGGCCCTGACAGCCCTTCCATACTGATTGACACTCGTGTTGCGACTACCTCCACGGTCTTTTCATTATTCACGTATACTTCAAGGTTATAAGGACCTTTTTTCTTAAAAGTTACCGTATTATTATCTAGGGTCACGTCGCTGTCAGACAAAGTGGAGAAGGCTGAAATTATATCTCCTCTACTGGCCATTGCGTAAATAAATGAATTATTGATATCGATGTCGGTCATGTCTGATTGGAAAAGCGTCGATAAAAATAACGCCTCGAGGAAGGAAGTTTTCCCGGTACCGTTCTCCCCAGCTACTATATTAACCCTTTTTAACTCAGTGTTTACGTTAAGCCCTCTGAAGCCTTGAATTCTTACTTTACCTATCATAATAGTAACTCTCTATGCGTATATTAGAACTTTCACCTGAGCGGATTTACCGTTATAAGGGGAAAGGGAGACCTGGATCGGCTTTCTTAGGACTAATCCTAAACAGTTCCTTGAGCAAACCCTCATAAGTAGGCGGGGCTGGTTAGCTACTAAGGGGCACGATAAAACGTTATCCGCGCTTCGGACCCCACGTAGTTACGAAGGAGACTTATGAGGAGTGGTATAAAAGGTTCATAGACGTGTACAGAGAAATGTGAGCATCTCTTCAAATTGGTGAAATATTTGTAGTTGTTATCCCCAAATACAGTGCGTGATCTAACTAGTCCCTTACATCTCCCTGAACAACTCCTAAGTTTGGGCGTCTATAAGTCCTATGATATAATAGAAAGACTCCTTTCTAGGTGTAATTTCACGTATTTTAAGGTGTGTTCCTAGTAGCCCATATGGGCTAGGGAAAAAATGGAGTTAACGACTAACTGAGGGGCGAGAGATAATACGTCTTTTAAATACTGAGGAGTTTATAGTTAGCCACTTTTTCCATATAGTTGTTTACTTTGTAGGTAAGCCCTAATAGGATTTGTGTTGAATCCTTATAATAATATAGGAGGTCATACTCCGAATTATTGCTAGAATAGTTTGTTATTACTATGATATTAGACCCTATGATGCCTACAAACTTTGCGCAAGTACCGTTATTTGTATACATATAGTAAATTTTTTCTGAGTTAAAAGCGGTCACATTTATGTTTTTGAAAGCCTCTACCATCACGTCCTTTAACTCCTGTTCTGAGAGGGCGGTCATGTAATAGCGGATTACCAGTGTTTGATGAGGGACTTCTATGGTAACCCTATACATTGTGTTATTTATAATAAGAAAGCTACTATTACCATATCCAAGGTAGCAGTATGTCCAATAGTATGCCTTTTCTATTTGGTTGGGCCTCATATGTGATAGAAAAGGTATGTGAAACGCGTTATATGGGAATATGCCCGTAGAGCCGTTATAGAAGTATACTATACAGTAACCCAACGCGTCATAAGTAAACTCACCCGAACCCTCAAGCGATATGTTCCAATACGGTATCACAGTACAGTAATTGGGGAGAACTTCATTAGCAATAACAATTGTGAAGTGAATACTAGGGAAGTCTACAATACTACTTGGCAGTATTGCTAAGGGGTACATTAATTCTGAAGGCATTACGAGTTGGGAAAGTATTATTAACGAAAACGAAATCACTATTATTATTTTCAAGGCTTTGAAGTCCATTTAGGTCACCGTATCTCGCATATTAGCATAGATAAAATTATCTACTCCTCTAAAAATATTTGAAATATAGTTCTGTATAAATCTAGTGTTCGTGAGCTTACGGTTCACGGGTAGGTAAATGTCATATGTTACTTCGACTATATAATACCCAAAATTCTGTACTCCTACATTCTTACTATGGAGTTCTAATACAAGATACGCTTCTATACCTTTATATTTTAGGTCAAAGCCTGCTATTGCTTCGTAGGGGTCTTTTCTTACTTTTAATAGCGGTTTATCGTAACTCCCATAGTCAACTTTCTCTTTTTCTAGCCAATCCTTATAGGTGCCCTCACTAAGCAGTTTGCACTTAATAGGGTAAAAATATTGGTTTAACTTTTCCTTACTATAATTGTTCCAATCTAGTATTAGCCGTTGTAAGTTTTTCTCAGAACGTAACGATATTTTCATTAACGGTTTGTCATATATACCAGTTGCTACAACTATAGAAGCCATTATGAGCTGTATGAAATAGATTAGGATAGATATTATGTTAACATGCTTGGGTAATATAATTTCCATGTTTTCATAGTTAATTGTTATTCCCAGTATAGTTAACGGGCCTAGGACTAAGAATGTGAGTATGAACAATATTACTATTGTCTTACCGCTGGCTACTATACCAAGGTAATAAGTAACGATGAGGAACAGTATGAAGAAGACTATCTGAAACGCGATAAACTGTGATAAAACGCCCAATGGGCCTAAAAACAGTATAATGAAGAGTAGGATTAATAAAAACTCGGTCAATAGTCCTACGTGGTTTTTCTTATACCAGTCCCTATACAACTGTGGGATCGTAAATAGGTTAGGTATTAAGGAAGTCTGGTCTCCTTGGGGCTGGGAAGTCCGATTATCTTTACGCTCAAATGGGAGACTACTACCACAATAGGCACAAGACGTGGCATTATCATCATTTGCTGACCCACAGTTAGGACAGTATTTAACCATTATTCCCCGATTTTTTACTGAAGTTATAAAGATTTTGGTGTCGATTACTATAAAATCAGTTTAAATTAATATAACTCAGTGTATATAAATAAACTAGATACTGTAGAAATTTAACGGTTGACAGAGAAAGTTTATTCTTTAGCCCTCTTTTAAGAGTCTCGATCTAAATTAGTTTAGCCGTTTTAAGTCTAAGGAAGATAATTTTTGTATAAAAATTTTAAAGTCTCTCCTAAATCTCTGATGCAGGTCAACGATATGTTTTCTTAGAATTTATTAGACAATCGTTCCCTCAACCTGTTTTCCCCTTTTAGGCCCTCTAAGGCAGAAGTTACTTACTAGTTGATCATTAGTTAATAGATGATATATACGTGTATATACAAATATTACATATGGTAAAATATAAGGTACAAACGTCGTTGATTGAAACCTAAGAAAATAGGGCTTTAAGGGAAGGGCTAGATTACGTTATTACATCTATTTTAAACGCGGTTGGACGCCTCCTATACTTAACCCTAAGGGCAAGCTTTCAGCTATTTGTCCTATTAA belongs to Stygiolobus caldivivus and includes:
- the tfs4 gene encoding transcription factor S4 — encoded protein: MKFCPKCGSAMFPKGKYSVCKKCGYKERGVEKITFKDHIDHSHERTVIAEGQRITGNVSLMLCPKCGNAVSFKIGRNLYKCRACGHIFNVK
- a CDS encoding phospholipase C; protein product: MKRNLSIILLLGLLLTIVPFYSQQTTTLTPIKHVIVIILENHSFDNIYGKYPFGNPPIYNNITMSVMVPVGVNTSAKLPNGEGGYSSPYYANSVILPDPTEGYKAYHIDWDYGRMDGFVIGSGHQSLAYLSYEQVPLLWDYAEEYVLADDYFSPVLAPTQPNRVSYLTGFPTNIIGDGFVSGVIPFNETIMYQLSEYGISWAYFDYGYKQSQPLPPFPLTVFKGAEQYSSHYYNTSVFLEDLEDGNLPSVSWLMFTGGNGYDTHSPLDMHPPFNLTIGQENLAYYIDKVMESPYWNSTAIFITFDEGGGFYDQVPPPIIPTYGIGCDLFLKDHGIQGYTLLGQRIPLLIISPYAKEGWIDNYTLSGYSLLAFIDYNWHLPYLNPIVGESDVQGILQAFNFSQPPRPPVILTPENWTYPVPLQYPVHYGYVAKVYNNYTAYELLNQKGYINSSTLYYLSQFGYVETEKSPTNQVTQSSGTPQQSSSVIISTTSSPMSTTTAQPTHLSTSSVTQPQGNTPLEIVTFTIIVLVISVIVLRIIKSR
- a CDS encoding 4Fe-4S binding protein; the encoded protein is MSDALTLSLIIALSMLAVVFYTVYEVERWKSRNRVLISLYLQGMMLTMNLGGYLYLVYHSAFLFLIINGAYMFFALYPILTFKGELQRKEAVYIPFSILMVVSEAVMGALIYTLQTGLPSTLNDAINNVWFVGVMVSEMVFTLAIKRNVDPTLRKYLIAMLLLMPWFPSVAGIYSFYASAFIMIAATIVVYETLYNQRLRATQDTFTVIELMTIFAFMMIGEFVYFLIDTLTLFDVSMAVAMFWFILRTLSGPNPKRGNYLRDATLAFAIIFTTFVMEFFMGAVLDFLEGVFTPGVAGFISSLSLPWLSPNTPWDLLWDGIDIVGSVLGSTWFLIMMGIEMGFLAFKKMLEIKVREVRVRMVLMIIAYAIYSVYLPNFSPIASQLAYIPYMWSMGVGTMGGVTNAFLMAIIGTYVIYGVLSFLFGSRNLCGVTCTAPLMYQGNFYDSLKVYNRTSKLGKKTMTSKSSKWYRGIALGISLLVLVASIISYLSNNGVLPFTVEGVDITVLIYFIAFDIVWYIVFISIPFMGTFACVTQGWCYWGVFNQAISRVGLFRLKVRDPQVCVTCKTVDCANACPTGITDMRGEFIKKGEMRSIKCVGIGECVDACPHKNIFFYDVRHVISNLFKGRNKGK
- a CDS encoding class I SAM-dependent methyltransferase, which translates into the protein MTVADHGSGPGYYTVPMAKLVGENGTVYAVDSDQKAVMALEKKLEKLGIKNVKAYVSRDLSPIPDESVDFLLSKDVLCCTVLHKELAQDIWRVLKRGGKAYITVRLGKVGKDPRAIGAEEFFSLFSNAKEKGKTRLKAWVIIEK
- a CDS encoding AAA family ATPase, whose translation is MIGKVRIQGFRGLNVNTELKRVNIVAGENGTGKTSFLEALFLSTLFQSDMTDIDINNSFIYAMASRGDIISAFSTLSDSDVTLDNNTVTFKKKGPYNLEVYVNNEKTVEVVATRVSISMEGLSGPISLPTVRAINRVNNGYSPLYISTFFDNSGNPERIFSVARRKNRGIKSRFEILQDEYGVFKLYYDSLPAYVIGRGILKREMIRFGLDASNLLLIDEVEDSLHPDLVMQVLNDIKQSNTQTMLTTHVNEVIKMASKIFNDTEATVIYLAKRGYKTYRLSEITEFEEPLSWLGYV
- a CDS encoding zinc ribbon domain-containing protein is translated as MVKYCPNCGSANDDNATSCAYCGSSLPFERKDNRTSQPQGDQTSLIPNLFTIPQLYRDWYKKNHVGLLTEFLLILLFIILFLGPLGVLSQFIAFQIVFFILFLIVTYYLGIVASGKTIVILFILTFLVLGPLTILGITINYENMEIILPKHVNIISILIYFIQLIMASIVVATGIYDKPLMKISLRSEKNLQRLILDWNNYSKEKLNQYFYPIKCKLLSEGTYKDWLEKEKVDYGSYDKPLLKVRKDPYEAIAGFDLKYKGIEAYLVLELHSKNVGVQNFGYYIVEVTYDIYLPVNRKLTNTRFIQNYISNIFRGVDNFIYANMRDTVT